Genomic DNA from Streptomyces sp. AM 2-1-1:
GTCGACGGCACCGGCGTTGAGGATCGACTGCATGTCGAACTCGGAGACGCCCCACTCCTCGCGGAGCCGGTTGCGGCGCAGGCGCGGCAGCTCGGGGAGTCCCTCGCGGAGCTCCTCGACCCACGCGCGGGCCGGGGCGACCGGTACCAGGTCGGGCTCGGGGAAGTACCGGTAGTCCTCGGCGTTGTCCTTGATGCGGCCGGCCGTGGTGGAGCCGTCCTCCTCGTGGAAGTGCCGGGTCTCCTGCACGATCGTGCCGCCGGAGGAGAGCACCGCGGCGTGCCGCTGGATCTCGAACCGGGCGGCGCGCTCGACGGAACGCAGGGAGTTCACGTTCTTCGTCTCGGAGCGGGTACCGAAGGTCTCGGTGCCGTTCGGGCGCAGCGACAGGTTCACGTCGCAGCGCATCTGGCCCATCTCCATGCGGGCCTCCGAGACGCCGAGCGCCTTGATGAGCTCGCGCAGCTCGGCGACGTAGGCCTTGGCGACCTCCGGGGCGCGGGCGCCCGCTCCCTCGATCGGCTTGGTGACGATCTCGATGAGGGGGATGCCGGCCCGGTTGTAGTCGAGCAGCGAGTGCGAGGCGCCGTGGATGCGGCCGGTGGCACCGCCGACGTGTGTCGACTTGCCGGTGTCCTCCTCCATGTGGGCGCGCTCGATCTGCACGCGGAAGATCTCGCCGTCCTCCAGCTGGACGTCCAGATAGCCGTCGAAGGCGATCGGCTCGTCGTACTGGGAGGTCTGGAAGTTCTTCGGCATGTCCGGATAGAAGTAGTTCTTCCGGGCGAAGCGGCACCACTCGGCGATCTCGCAGTTCAGCGCGAGGCCGATCTTGATGGCCGACTCGACGCCGATCTCGTTGACGACGGGGAGCGCGCCGGGCAGACCGAGGCAGACCGGGCAGGTCTGGGAGTTGGCGTCCTGCTTGAGCTCGGTGGAGCAGCCGCAGAACATCTTGGTCTTGGTGCCCAGCTCGACATGGACTTCGAGGCCCATGACGGGGTCGTACGTCGCGAGAGCGTCCTCGTACGACACCAGGTCGATGACAGTCACGGTGAAACTTTCCCTCTCAGCCCAGCAGGACGTCGTCGTCGCCGAGACGCTTCAGTTCGCGGTACAGGATCGCGAGGCCGGTGACGATCGCGGCGGCGGAGACGGCCGCGTCGATGAGCCGCAGCACGTCGTTGTCGCTGCGGGCCAGTTTGGCCTGCTTGGCGACGCTGATCGCACCGAAGGCGGTGCTGCCCAGCGAGACGTACAGACCGGTCCGGGACTTCTTGAAGTTCTTGGCCTTCTTTGCCATGGCACTCACAGCGACGGAGCCTCCTCGAGCAGTGGGTGCCCCCACTGTTCCACGAA
This window encodes:
- the gatB gene encoding Asp-tRNA(Asn)/Glu-tRNA(Gln) amidotransferase subunit GatB; translated protein: MTVIDLVSYEDALATYDPVMGLEVHVELGTKTKMFCGCSTELKQDANSQTCPVCLGLPGALPVVNEIGVESAIKIGLALNCEIAEWCRFARKNYFYPDMPKNFQTSQYDEPIAFDGYLDVQLEDGEIFRVQIERAHMEEDTGKSTHVGGATGRIHGASHSLLDYNRAGIPLIEIVTKPIEGAGARAPEVAKAYVAELRELIKALGVSEARMEMGQMRCDVNLSLRPNGTETFGTRSETKNVNSLRSVERAARFEIQRHAAVLSSGGTIVQETRHFHEEDGSTTAGRIKDNAEDYRYFPEPDLVPVAPARAWVEELREGLPELPRLRRNRLREEWGVSEFDMQSILNAGAVDLIVATTEAGAPSDQARKWWMGELARNANETGRGLDELPITPAQVARVAELVASGDLNDKLARQVIEGVLAGEGDPDAVVAARGLKVVSDEGALSTAVDEAIAANAGIADKIRAGKIAAAGALVGAVMKATRGQADAARVRELILEKLGVEG